From the Roseibium salinum genome, one window contains:
- a CDS encoding DinB family protein, with amino-acid sequence MTTAIEYLRLMARNNAYANELLYEACCKLDQAAFEAERVSFFPSIRETLNHTFEVDRYYLDSLKETGKGLSVFDVPHLKTAADLKDAQAHVDRELMAFCDGLGPDDLDRKIAQDRGEEGNRFETIGNTLLHLFQHQIHHRGQVHAMLAGTDVAPPQLDEFFLEFDRHPVAGRLRSAG; translated from the coding sequence ATGACCACAGCCATTGAATATCTCCGCCTGATGGCCCGCAACAATGCCTACGCGAATGAGCTGCTGTACGAAGCCTGCTGCAAGCTCGACCAGGCGGCCTTCGAGGCAGAACGGGTCAGTTTCTTTCCCTCGATCCGGGAAACGCTCAACCACACCTTCGAAGTGGACCGCTACTATCTCGATTCCCTGAAGGAGACGGGCAAGGGGCTTTCGGTCTTCGACGTTCCGCATCTGAAAACGGCAGCGGACCTGAAAGACGCGCAGGCGCACGTTGACCGCGAACTCATGGCGTTCTGTGATGGGTTGGGTCCGGACGACCTCGACCGGAAAATCGCGCAGGACAGGGGCGAGGAAGGCAACCGGTTCGAGACGATCGGCAACACGCTGCTGCACCTGTTCCAGCATCAGATCCATCACCGCGGTCAGGTGCATGCCATGCTCGCGGGAACGGATGTGGCCCCGCCGCAGCTGGACGAATTCTTTCTGGAGTTCGACCGCCATCCGGTGGCCGGCCGGCTGAGGAGTGCGGGTTAG